Below is a genomic region from Burkholderia pyrrocinia.
CGATCGCCGTGTATTCGCTCGGCTCGTTCATCGGCGGCGGCGTCGCGTTCCTGATCGGCGGCTACGTGATCGCGCTGCTCAAGCATGCGAGCGCGTTCACGCTGCCGGTCGTCGGGCAGGTGCATGCGTGGCAGGTCACGTTCCTGATCGTCGGGCTGCCGGGGCTGCTCGTCGCGCTGCTGTTCGCCGCGACCGTGCGCGACCCGCAGCGCAAGGGGCTCGCGCAGGATCGCTCGGGCACCGTGCGGCGCGTGTCGATGCGCGATTCGCTGCGCTTCGTCGGCGCGCACCGCGCGACCTTCGCGTGCCACTATCTCGGCTTCTCGTGCTACGCAATGACGCTGTACTGCCTGCTGAGCTGGACCCCCGCGTTCTATATCCGCCGCTTCGGGATGACGGCCGTCGAAGCCGGCTACACGCTCGGCATCGTGCTGCTGGTCGCGAACACGGCCGGCGTGTTCTGCGGCGGCTGGCTCAACGACTGGCTGCTGCGGCGCGGCCGCAGCGATGCGCCGATGCGTGCCGGCGCGATCGGCGCCACGTGCATGGTGATCCCCGCGACGCTGTTCACGCAGCTCGACCACCTGCCGTCGTCGCTCGCGATGCTCGTCGTCGCGATGTTCTTCGCGTCGTTCCCGATGCCGACGTCGACCGCTGCGATGCAGACGCTCGCGCCGAACCAGATGCGCGCGCAGATCTCCGCGCTGTTCCTGCTCGTGTCGAACCTGATCGCGCTCGGGATCGGCACGACCGTCGTCGCGCTGTTCACCGATCGCGTGTTCGGCGCGCCGGC
It encodes:
- a CDS encoding spinster family MFS transporter, encoding MSAFTARAADGKRYTYEWYVVVICMLAYVFSFVDRQVLVLMIEPIKRDLHLSDTPFSLLNGFAFSLFYAVMGLPVAYLADRYARPRIISIGIALWSIATAACGLSQHFVQMFIARMGVGVGEAALSPGAYSMLADYFPKEKLGRAIAVYSLGSFIGGGVAFLIGGYVIALLKHASAFTLPVVGQVHAWQVTFLIVGLPGLLVALLFAATVRDPQRKGLAQDRSGTVRRVSMRDSLRFVGAHRATFACHYLGFSCYAMTLYCLLSWTPAFYIRRFGMTAVEAGYTLGIVLLVANTAGVFCGGWLNDWLLRRGRSDAPMRAGAIGATCMVIPATLFTQLDHLPSSLAMLVVAMFFASFPMPTSTAAMQTLAPNQMRAQISALFLLVSNLIALGIGTTVVALFTDRVFGAPAAVGHSMSIVNVAAATLAALLLAAGCRHYRRSLDRERGHASVEAPQAADAGDAIAAR